One segment of Anatilimnocola aggregata DNA contains the following:
- a CDS encoding superoxide dismutase, with product MAYTLPALPYANNALEPHIDARTMEIHHTKHHQAYINNVNTAIAGTEWEKLPVEQLIADMNKIPENIRATVRNNGGGHANHSLFWTVMGPGAGGEPTGELAAAINAACGSFAQFKEAFAKAGATRFGSGWAWLNVVGGKLVVESTANQDSPLMEGKTPILGCDVWEHAYYLNYQNRRPDYITAFWNVVNWNEVARRFAAAAK from the coding sequence ATGGCTTACACACTTCCGGCTCTTCCTTATGCTAATAACGCGCTTGAGCCGCACATCGATGCCCGCACGATGGAAATCCATCACACCAAGCATCACCAGGCATATATCAACAACGTCAACACGGCCATCGCCGGCACCGAATGGGAAAAACTCCCCGTCGAACAGCTGATTGCCGACATGAACAAGATTCCCGAAAACATTCGCGCCACCGTCCGCAACAATGGCGGCGGTCATGCCAACCATAGCTTGTTCTGGACCGTGATGGGCCCCGGTGCTGGTGGCGAACCGACCGGCGAACTGGCCGCAGCCATCAATGCCGCGTGCGGCAGCTTTGCTCAGTTCAAAGAAGCTTTTGCGAAGGCCGGTGCCACGCGCTTTGGCAGCGGTTGGGCCTGGTTGAACGTCGTCGGCGGCAAGTTGGTGGTCGAAAGCACTGCCAATCAAGACAGCCCGCTGATGGAAGGGAAGACGCCCATCCTCGGCTGCGACGTGTGGGAACACGCGTATTATCTCAATTATCAGAATCGTCGCCCGGACTACATCACTGCGTTTTGGAACGTGGTGAACTGGAATGAAGTCGCCCGCCGTTTTGCCGCAGCCGCCAAGTAG
- a CDS encoding 3-keto-disaccharide hydrolase, with protein MNMSVGSARLVACGMMLACAAIVTAADEEKFTPLFNGKDLTGWKIVNVAPDTFTVKDGIIVSTGKPTGTIRTDRMYENFILELEWRHLKAGGNAGVFVWGDPLTAVGTPFSRGIEVQVLDGRETESYTSHGDVFSIWGASMKPDRPHPKGSQRCLPSEKRCKPSPEWNHYRVVCNDGIIKLHVNGKEVSGGTECNPRKGYICLESEGSECHFRNIQIRELPSTNAPPSATANAAQGFVPLLADPELSAWRKVEGNEGHWKWNDGRLDYDGKSEAKTPYDQHLWTKQEFGDFELVVDWRLPNKPQKKEWPLVLPSGEDAVDENGKPKLVAVDDAGNSGILMRGYEHAQANICCRPVGSGEITEFRTNKKYSAEVRAGVTPKKRADKPNGQWNRFIITMQGDRVSVVLNGELIIDKAQLPDVPQRGPIGLQHHGEAMQFGNIFVREL; from the coding sequence ATGAATATGTCAGTTGGAAGTGCACGGTTGGTGGCCTGCGGAATGATGCTCGCATGCGCGGCAATTGTCACAGCTGCCGATGAGGAAAAGTTCACGCCCCTCTTCAACGGCAAAGATCTGACGGGCTGGAAGATCGTGAACGTCGCTCCCGATACGTTCACGGTGAAGGACGGCATCATCGTCAGCACTGGCAAACCCACGGGAACGATCCGAACCGACCGGATGTACGAGAACTTCATTCTGGAACTGGAATGGCGGCATCTGAAAGCGGGCGGCAACGCCGGCGTATTCGTGTGGGGCGATCCGCTGACTGCAGTCGGAACTCCCTTCTCGCGCGGCATCGAAGTGCAAGTGCTCGATGGTCGCGAAACCGAAAGCTACACCAGTCACGGCGACGTCTTCAGCATTTGGGGGGCGAGTATGAAGCCCGATCGGCCCCATCCGAAGGGTTCACAGCGCTGCTTGCCGAGCGAGAAGCGATGCAAGCCATCGCCCGAGTGGAATCACTATCGTGTCGTTTGCAACGACGGCATCATCAAGTTGCACGTCAACGGCAAAGAGGTTTCCGGCGGCACGGAGTGCAATCCGCGCAAGGGCTATATCTGCCTGGAGTCAGAAGGTTCGGAATGTCACTTCCGCAATATTCAGATTCGCGAACTCCCTTCCACCAACGCACCACCTTCAGCAACTGCGAATGCCGCGCAAGGATTCGTCCCGCTGCTGGCCGATCCTGAACTAAGCGCTTGGCGCAAAGTCGAGGGCAACGAAGGGCATTGGAAATGGAACGACGGCCGGCTCGATTACGACGGCAAGAGCGAAGCCAAAACTCCCTACGATCAACATCTGTGGACCAAGCAAGAATTTGGCGACTTCGAACTCGTGGTTGATTGGAGATTGCCGAACAAGCCGCAGAAAAAAGAGTGGCCACTCGTGCTTCCTAGTGGCGAGGACGCCGTCGATGAAAATGGCAAGCCCAAACTGGTGGCGGTGGACGATGCTGGCAACAGCGGCATCTTGATGCGCGGCTACGAACACGCGCAGGCCAACATCTGCTGCCGCCCGGTGGGCAGTGGTGAAATCACCGAGTTCCGCACGAACAAAAAGTATTCCGCCGAAGTGCGTGCAGGAGTGACACCCAAGAAGCGGGCCGATAAGCCCAACGGGCAGTGGAATCGCTTCATCATTACGATGCAGGGGGACCGCGTGAGCGTGGTCCTCAACGGTGAACTGATTATCGACAAAGCCCAACTCCCCGATGTGCCGCAGCGCGGACCCATCGGGTTGCAGCATCATGGCGAAGCCATGCAGTTTGGGAACATCTTTGTGCGGGAACTGTAG
- the xerD gene encoding site-specific tyrosine recombinase XerD produces the protein MPPRKTLKVVQAAPAAGGQTARWVTLCLDYLRTECHLAANSISAYTRDLKRLQEWLGDRAVPNLTVRDLSNYLAWLQQKKLAPTSISRHMAALKVFFRFLQVEGVLKENPAELLATQKQWQRVPDVLSAKLVKELVGAPQPYDPFPRRDRALLELLYATGCRVSEVSSLQMRDLHLEERHCLVHGKGSKQRLVPLGEGALNTLRDYLATERPLFVAAARTPPNWVLLSRRGKQLRREAIWELIKRYVARVGGPASASPHTMRHSFATHLLSGGADLRQVQELLGHASIATTQIYTHVDQTRLKKVHQQYHPRA, from the coding sequence ATGCCGCCGCGGAAGACACTCAAGGTCGTTCAAGCTGCACCCGCTGCCGGGGGACAAACGGCGCGCTGGGTCACGCTTTGCCTCGACTATCTGCGGACGGAGTGCCACCTCGCGGCCAATAGCATCTCGGCCTACACCCGCGACCTGAAGCGGCTGCAAGAATGGCTCGGCGATCGCGCGGTGCCGAATTTGACTGTCCGCGATCTGAGCAATTACCTGGCTTGGCTGCAGCAGAAAAAGTTAGCACCGACGAGCATCAGCCGGCACATGGCAGCACTCAAGGTGTTCTTCCGCTTCTTGCAAGTCGAAGGAGTGCTGAAGGAGAACCCGGCCGAGTTACTCGCCACGCAAAAGCAGTGGCAACGAGTGCCCGATGTCCTCTCCGCCAAGCTGGTGAAGGAATTGGTCGGCGCGCCGCAGCCTTACGATCCGTTTCCGCGCCGCGACCGCGCGCTGCTCGAACTGCTATATGCCACAGGCTGCCGCGTGTCCGAAGTCTCGTCGCTGCAAATGCGCGACCTCCATCTGGAAGAGCGTCATTGCCTGGTCCATGGCAAAGGGAGCAAGCAGCGCCTTGTTCCACTCGGCGAAGGTGCGCTCAATACGCTGCGCGACTATCTCGCAACCGAGCGGCCCCTGTTCGTAGCCGCCGCTCGCACGCCGCCGAACTGGGTATTGCTCTCGCGGCGGGGCAAACAACTTCGCCGCGAAGCCATCTGGGAACTAATTAAGCGGTACGTCGCGCGCGTCGGCGGCCCTGCGTCCGCCAGCCCGCACACAATGCGGCACTCATTCGCGACTCACCTGCTCTCGGGCGGCGCGGACCTGCGTCAGGTGCAAGAATTGCTCGGCCACGCCAGCATTGCCACGACCCAGATCTACACCCATGTCGACCAAACGCGCCTGAAGAAAGTTCATCAGCAGTATCATCCGCGGGCCTAG
- a CDS encoding 1-acyl-sn-glycerol-3-phosphate acyltransferase — MQKIIVEKPYRFTPAFHSWVFPWFFQLIRLPYNYLRWKEGVVEHEIRGVEFLQASLAAKHAILITPNHPRTADPVAMGFLSKAAHCELYAMASWHLFQHGWLNSTIIRMMGAFSVNREGVDRQAINTAIDLLSSGRRPLVIFPEGATSRTADYLHALLDGVAFIARAAAKKRSKMTPPGKVVVHPVAVKYLFRGNLASAADQVLTRIEQRLSWQPQRQLDLMSRVSKTGLALLSLKEIEYFGQTQTGTLAERLQKLIDRLLRPLEEHWLGSAQEGTTVPRVRTLRTKILPEMVANTIAADERARRWRDLADLYLAQQLSSYPPEYLTTRPSVDRILETIEKLEEDLTDKCQIHGHLKVILEVGPAIEVTAERDRKATIDPLMLAIQQNLQGMLDKLALESPVLDEQTAAAILPNVRASVGVQ; from the coding sequence ATGCAGAAGATCATTGTCGAAAAACCCTACCGCTTTACCCCCGCTTTTCACAGCTGGGTGTTTCCCTGGTTCTTTCAGCTTATTCGCCTGCCGTACAACTACCTGCGGTGGAAAGAAGGGGTAGTGGAGCACGAGATTCGCGGCGTCGAATTCCTGCAGGCATCACTGGCCGCGAAGCATGCAATTTTGATCACGCCCAACCATCCGCGCACTGCCGATCCGGTGGCGATGGGCTTTTTATCAAAAGCCGCCCATTGCGAACTGTATGCGATGGCCAGCTGGCATTTGTTCCAGCACGGGTGGTTGAACTCGACGATCATCCGGATGATGGGCGCGTTCAGCGTCAATCGCGAAGGAGTCGACCGACAAGCGATCAATACCGCCATCGACTTACTAAGCAGCGGCAGAAGGCCGCTGGTGATCTTTCCCGAAGGGGCAACCAGCCGGACTGCCGATTATCTGCATGCTCTGCTCGACGGCGTGGCGTTCATCGCGCGGGCAGCGGCAAAGAAGCGTTCGAAGATGACTCCGCCCGGTAAAGTCGTGGTTCATCCGGTGGCGGTAAAGTATTTGTTTCGCGGCAATCTGGCCAGCGCTGCCGACCAGGTGCTGACGCGCATCGAGCAGCGACTCTCGTGGCAACCGCAGCGGCAACTCGACTTGATGTCGCGAGTTTCCAAGACCGGACTGGCGCTGTTGAGCTTGAAAGAGATCGAGTATTTCGGACAGACGCAAACGGGCACATTGGCCGAACGACTGCAAAAGTTGATCGATCGGCTTCTTCGACCCTTAGAAGAACATTGGCTGGGAAGTGCCCAGGAAGGAACCACCGTGCCGCGCGTACGAACGCTGCGGACCAAGATCTTGCCGGAGATGGTGGCGAATACCATTGCAGCGGATGAACGCGCGCGGCGCTGGCGCGATCTGGCCGATTTGTATCTTGCTCAACAACTGTCGAGCTATCCGCCCGAGTACCTAACTACGCGCCCGAGTGTCGATCGCATCTTAGAAACGATCGAAAAGCTGGAAGAAGACCTGACCGATAAGTGTCAGATTCATGGCCACTTGAAAGTGATCTTGGAAGTCGGTCCCGCCATTGAAGTGACTGCCGAGCGCGATCGCAAAGCCACCATCGACCCGCTGATGCTCGCTATTCAGCAGAACTTGCAAGGAATGCTCGACAAGCTTGCGCTCGAATCGCCAGTTCTCGATGAGCAGACTGCCGCTGCGATTCTGCCCAACGTACGTGCGTCAGTCGGGGTGCAGTAG
- a CDS encoding ATP-binding protein translates to MQDFERLGVFYLGKQYDLERKQHTDELLLYDSKDLTTHGVIVGMTGSGKTGLAISLLEEAAIDGIPAIVIDPKGDLGNLLLTFPDLKASDFAPWIDPAEALRKGQKPEELAAKTAEQWKAGLAEWGQTPDRIAKFRDAVDIAVYTPGSSAGIPLTVLRSLAAPPQSTVQNAEAFRDAISAAAASLLGLMGLEGDPLRSREHILLANILDRAWRDGQSVDMPALIRYLQQPPFDKIGVMDLESFFPAKERFALSMQLNNLLASPGFSAWMTGEPLDIQRLLYTPEGKPRLSILSISHLSDAERMFFVTILLSETIAWMRNQSGTSSLRALLYMDEVFGYFPPSANPPSKTPMLTLLKQARAFGLGVVLATQNPVDLDYKGLSNCGTWFLGRLQTERDKLRVLDGLEGASATVGQSFDRGQMERILSGLGSRVFLMNNVHDDAPVVFQSRWALSFLRGPLTREQMSQLMAEKKAAHVDTGGAARATALLGNASEQRSVLPPEIIERFQPRRLSRGPNVGLTYRPQLVGIAKVHFVQSASGVDHAQGLTFVVPLDEALPAEPWAECEPLEDESLELESTPEDKAQFNALPAELTRAKQYTSLTTALKDFIYRNRKLSIWKCAALKQCSQPGETEADFRVRLSQGAREQRDLLVEKLRTKYAPKIASIQEQIRKAEQRVEKEKAQASQQTMNAAISIGTSLLGAIFGRKLASTANMTRAASSVRAATRISKERQDIGQANESVEALAQRLADLEAEFKTESDKVAEQFSEQALDLSEIQITPKKTDIAVNQVLLVWQPWLVKPDGSSEPAT, encoded by the coding sequence ATGCAAGACTTCGAGCGTTTAGGCGTCTTCTATTTAGGCAAACAATACGACCTCGAGCGCAAGCAGCACACGGACGAACTGCTACTGTATGACTCGAAGGATCTGACCACACACGGCGTGATTGTGGGCATGACGGGCAGCGGCAAAACGGGTCTCGCAATCTCACTCCTGGAAGAAGCAGCCATCGACGGCATCCCTGCGATCGTCATCGATCCCAAGGGGGATCTCGGCAACCTGCTGCTCACGTTTCCCGATTTGAAGGCTAGCGACTTTGCCCCGTGGATCGATCCGGCCGAAGCGCTGCGCAAGGGACAGAAGCCGGAGGAACTGGCCGCCAAAACAGCCGAACAATGGAAGGCCGGCCTCGCCGAGTGGGGACAAACGCCCGACCGGATTGCGAAGTTTCGCGACGCGGTCGATATCGCCGTCTACACACCCGGCAGCAGTGCGGGTATTCCGCTGACGGTGCTCCGCTCACTCGCAGCGCCGCCGCAGTCGACGGTGCAGAATGCCGAGGCTTTTCGCGATGCCATCTCCGCAGCCGCAGCTAGCTTGCTGGGCCTGATGGGGCTCGAAGGTGATCCGCTCCGCAGCCGCGAACATATCTTGCTCGCCAACATTCTCGACCGCGCCTGGCGCGACGGCCAAAGCGTCGATATGCCCGCGCTCATTCGTTACTTACAGCAGCCGCCATTCGACAAGATCGGCGTCATGGATCTCGAAAGCTTCTTTCCCGCGAAAGAGCGCTTCGCCCTCTCGATGCAGTTGAACAACCTCCTTGCATCTCCTGGCTTCAGCGCGTGGATGACCGGCGAACCGCTTGATATTCAGCGGCTGCTCTACACGCCAGAAGGGAAGCCGCGACTCTCGATCCTCTCCATCTCGCACCTCTCCGATGCCGAGCGGATGTTCTTCGTCACCATTCTGCTCAGTGAAACGATCGCCTGGATGCGCAATCAATCGGGCACGTCGAGCTTGCGCGCTCTCCTCTACATGGACGAAGTGTTCGGCTACTTTCCGCCCAGCGCCAACCCACCCTCGAAGACGCCGATGCTCACGCTGCTCAAGCAGGCCCGCGCGTTCGGCCTGGGTGTGGTCCTGGCAACACAAAATCCGGTCGATCTCGATTACAAGGGCCTATCTAACTGCGGCACCTGGTTCCTCGGTCGCCTGCAAACCGAGCGCGACAAGCTGCGCGTGCTCGATGGCCTGGAAGGTGCTTCGGCCACGGTGGGTCAATCGTTCGACCGCGGCCAGATGGAAAGGATCCTCTCGGGCCTCGGCAGCCGCGTCTTCTTGATGAATAACGTCCACGACGACGCGCCGGTTGTCTTTCAATCGCGTTGGGCCTTGTCTTTCCTTCGCGGGCCACTCACGCGCGAGCAAATGTCTCAGCTGATGGCGGAAAAGAAGGCTGCACATGTCGATACTGGTGGTGCTGCCCGGGCCACCGCGCTGCTGGGCAACGCCAGCGAGCAGCGGTCGGTCTTGCCGCCAGAGATCATCGAGCGTTTTCAGCCGCGGCGGTTGAGTCGCGGTCCCAATGTGGGACTCACCTATCGCCCGCAGTTGGTCGGCATTGCCAAGGTCCATTTTGTGCAGTCGGCGTCTGGTGTCGATCATGCGCAGGGACTCACCTTTGTCGTGCCGCTCGACGAAGCACTGCCGGCCGAACCGTGGGCCGAATGCGAACCGCTCGAAGACGAATCGCTCGAGCTGGAATCGACGCCCGAGGACAAAGCGCAGTTCAACGCGCTCCCGGCCGAACTGACGCGGGCCAAGCAATACACGTCACTCACGACCGCGCTCAAAGACTTCATCTACCGCAATCGCAAACTATCGATTTGGAAATGCGCGGCGCTCAAGCAATGTTCGCAGCCCGGCGAAACGGAAGCTGACTTTCGCGTCCGCTTGTCGCAAGGAGCCCGCGAGCAACGGGACTTATTGGTGGAGAAGTTACGCACCAAGTACGCACCGAAGATCGCCAGCATTCAAGAGCAAATCCGCAAGGCGGAACAGCGGGTCGAGAAAGAAAAAGCGCAGGCCTCGCAACAGACCATGAACGCTGCCATTTCCATTGGCACTTCGCTGCTCGGCGCGATTTTCGGCCGCAAACTGGCCAGTACCGCCAACATGACCCGCGCCGCCAGCAGCGTGCGGGCGGCAACGCGGATCTCCAAAGAGCGGCAAGATATCGGCCAGGCGAATGAATCGGTCGAAGCGCTCGCGCAGCGACTCGCCGATCTGGAAGCGGAGTTCAAAACCGAGAGCGACAAAGTCGCCGAGCAATTCTCGGAGCAAGCGCTCGACTTGAGCGAAATTCAGATCACGCCCAAAAAGACCGACATCGCCGTGAATCAGGTTCTGCTCGTTTGGCAACCGTGGCTCGTCAAACCCGATGGCAGCTCCGAACCAGCCACCTAA
- the galE gene encoding UDP-glucose 4-epimerase GalE yields the protein MRILVTGGAGYVGSHAVRHLRHAGHQVWIYDNLSCGHAAAALDTPLILGELSDTQKLVDLLRSQQVEAVMHFAAFALVGESVTNPSKYYENNVVGSLRLLQAMHGADVRKIVFSSTTATYGEPAKSPIAETTLQQPINPYGFSKLMVEQILDDFAAAYGFGFAALRYFNASGAAADGLIGEDHRPESHLIPIVLQVALGQRDRVTIFGDDYPTPDGTCIRDYIHVDDLAEAHLRALDRLQPGKGLKLNLGSGTGYSVQQVIDVCRQVTGHPIPAMMGARRAGDPPALVADSSLAQRTLDWQCRYSDLPTIVASAWNWHQAHPRGYA from the coding sequence ATGAGAATTCTGGTAACTGGCGGTGCAGGCTACGTTGGTTCGCATGCCGTGCGTCACTTGCGGCACGCGGGACATCAGGTCTGGATCTACGACAATCTCTCCTGCGGGCATGCAGCGGCCGCGCTCGATACGCCGCTGATTCTGGGTGAACTCAGCGATACGCAAAAGTTGGTCGACTTGCTGCGCTCGCAGCAAGTCGAAGCGGTCATGCACTTCGCCGCGTTTGCGCTGGTCGGTGAATCGGTCACTAATCCCAGTAAGTACTACGAGAACAATGTCGTCGGCAGCTTGCGGTTGTTGCAGGCGATGCATGGGGCCGACGTGCGCAAGATCGTCTTCTCGAGTACGACGGCCACCTATGGCGAACCTGCGAAGTCGCCGATTGCTGAAACGACACTGCAGCAGCCCATCAATCCCTACGGCTTCAGCAAGTTGATGGTCGAACAGATCCTCGACGATTTTGCCGCAGCCTATGGCTTTGGCTTTGCCGCGCTCCGTTATTTCAACGCCTCGGGGGCAGCCGCCGATGGTCTTATTGGCGAGGATCATCGTCCTGAGTCCCACTTGATTCCGATCGTTCTGCAAGTCGCTCTGGGTCAGCGCGACCGAGTGACGATTTTCGGCGACGACTATCCCACACCCGATGGCACCTGCATTCGCGACTACATTCACGTCGACGATCTGGCGGAGGCACACCTGCGGGCGCTCGATCGGTTGCAGCCGGGTAAGGGTCTCAAACTGAATCTTGGCAGCGGCACGGGCTATAGCGTGCAGCAAGTGATTGACGTCTGCCGCCAAGTGACCGGCCATCCCATTCCCGCGATGATGGGGGCTCGACGCGCTGGTGATCCGCCGGCGCTGGTGGCCGATTCGTCCCTGGCCCAACGCACGCTCGACTGGCAATGCCGCTATTCGGACCTGCCAACCATTGTCGCCTCAGCCTGGAACTGGCATCAGGCTCATCCGCGGGGATATGCCTAG